One stretch of Pyxidicoccus trucidator DNA includes these proteins:
- a CDS encoding HPF/RaiA family ribosome-associated protein, translating to MRIEIRARHIPLTESLRTHCERRVRFALDRLADRVKEVVLRLEDTNGPRGGVDKSCKVTLRLEHGKELTLESKDTTLVAAVDKALDRAGTAVTKAVGRAQRQAGESLRSAAWQPDEAAALS from the coding sequence ATGCGCATCGAAATCCGAGCCCGTCACATCCCCCTCACCGAGAGCCTTCGCACCCACTGCGAGCGCCGCGTGCGCTTCGCGCTGGACCGACTGGCGGACCGCGTCAAGGAGGTGGTGTTGCGCTTGGAGGACACCAACGGCCCACGCGGCGGCGTGGACAAGTCGTGCAAGGTGACGCTGCGGCTGGAGCACGGGAAGGAGCTGACGCTGGAGTCCAAGGACACGACGCTGGTCGCCGCGGTGGACAAGGCCCTGGACCGGGCTGGCACGGCCGTCACCAAGGCGGTGGGACGCGCGCAGCGGCAGGCCGGTGAGAGCCTCCGGAGCGCGGCGTGGCAGCCCGACGAGGCGGCTGCCCTGTCATGA
- a CDS encoding peroxiredoxin family protein: MQGGTGALGRMRAAWNEARRRWWVRWGVDLALLALLFAAVTAWQTRRLPGGGTPAPDFTLRTLAGETVSLEALRGKPVVLAFWAPWCGVCKMESSNLSQLQSLAGDSAHVVSVAVAYDDEEAVRRFASEHGVDYPVLLGDDSTQRDWRVNSFPTVFFLSPEGRVERAVVGYTTLAGLGWRLLL, encoded by the coding sequence ATGCAGGGCGGTACCGGAGCGCTGGGACGGATGCGGGCCGCCTGGAACGAGGCGCGGCGCCGGTGGTGGGTGCGCTGGGGCGTGGACCTGGCCCTGCTGGCGCTCCTCTTCGCGGCGGTGACGGCGTGGCAGACGCGGCGCCTGCCCGGAGGCGGGACCCCCGCTCCGGACTTCACCCTGCGCACCCTGGCCGGAGAGACAGTGAGTCTGGAGGCGCTGCGCGGCAAGCCCGTGGTGCTCGCCTTCTGGGCCCCCTGGTGCGGCGTCTGCAAGATGGAGTCGTCCAACCTCTCGCAGCTCCAGAGCCTCGCCGGAGATTCCGCCCACGTGGTGTCCGTGGCGGTGGCGTACGACGACGAGGAAGCCGTGCGGCGCTTCGCGAGCGAGCATGGCGTCGACTACCCGGTGCTGCTCGGGGACGACTCCACCCAGCGCGACTGGCGCGTGAACAGCTTCCCCACCGTGTTCTTCCTGTCGCCCGAGGGCCGCGTGGAGCGGGCGGTGGTTGGCTACACCACGCTGGCCGGGCTGGGCTGGCGGTTGCTCCTGTAG
- a CDS encoding glycoside hydrolase family 16 protein has product MHTRQEWYSMLLAAGCLALVSGCGAETVPEAAPLPLASQAQGELGYDPGAGWNLAWQDDFTGTSLNGANWTVLTSNHDPVTNNCNFGTGELEFPRAQNVTVGGGKLVITAERTNDAPYDSRCAGYGPRSFYSGRLHTKGKVERRYGKLAASIKIPSGYGMWPAFWTLGGNISTVGWPRSGEIDILEWHSNEPSWMKSAAHYFANGADQHWGTGASGGYNLADGFHVYEVEWTANKMVFKLDNQIRGTADFNHNEPAFQQNHYIILNLALGGNWYGNPPASAIALASGERKTMEVEWVRWYAAGSTPPPSSLTNASFESGMTGWATWSPNGTEAADFSETYNGGHSGSYHLTHWNNGSPFEVWTYQVASGLPSGNYKVRAWVRKGGTFDFARLQAKTCGGCAPVYTTLGNYGAWTLVETPAISVTGGTLELGFHTKASVGNSANFVHMDDVELIRL; this is encoded by the coding sequence ATGCACACACGACAGGAGTGGTACTCGATGCTGCTGGCCGCCGGTTGCCTGGCCCTGGTCAGCGGCTGCGGAGCGGAGACAGTTCCCGAGGCAGCGCCGCTGCCGCTCGCGAGCCAGGCGCAGGGCGAGCTCGGGTATGACCCGGGCGCGGGGTGGAACCTCGCCTGGCAGGACGACTTCACGGGCACGTCGCTGAACGGCGCGAACTGGACCGTGCTGACGAGCAACCACGACCCCGTCACCAACAACTGCAACTTCGGCACGGGTGAGCTGGAGTTCCCCCGCGCGCAGAACGTCACCGTTGGAGGCGGGAAGCTGGTCATCACCGCGGAGCGGACCAATGACGCTCCCTACGACTCGCGGTGCGCGGGCTACGGGCCGCGCTCGTTCTACTCCGGCCGCCTCCACACCAAGGGCAAGGTGGAGCGGCGCTACGGGAAGCTCGCCGCGAGCATCAAGATTCCCTCCGGCTATGGCATGTGGCCGGCGTTCTGGACGCTGGGCGGCAACATCTCCACGGTGGGCTGGCCCCGGAGCGGGGAGATCGACATCCTGGAGTGGCACTCCAACGAGCCGAGCTGGATGAAGTCGGCGGCGCACTACTTCGCCAACGGGGCCGACCAGCACTGGGGCACGGGCGCCAGCGGCGGCTACAACCTCGCGGACGGCTTCCACGTCTACGAGGTGGAGTGGACCGCGAACAAGATGGTGTTCAAGCTGGACAACCAGATTCGCGGGACTGCGGACTTCAACCACAACGAGCCCGCGTTCCAGCAGAACCACTACATCATCCTGAACCTGGCGCTGGGTGGGAACTGGTACGGCAACCCGCCTGCCAGCGCGATTGCCCTCGCGTCGGGTGAGCGGAAGACGATGGAGGTCGAGTGGGTGCGCTGGTACGCCGCGGGCAGCACGCCGCCGCCCAGCTCGCTCACCAACGCCAGCTTCGAGTCCGGCATGACGGGCTGGGCGACCTGGAGCCCCAACGGCACCGAGGCCGCGGACTTCTCCGAGACGTACAACGGTGGCCACTCGGGCAGCTACCACCTGACGCACTGGAACAACGGTTCGCCCTTCGAGGTGTGGACGTACCAGGTGGCGTCCGGGCTGCCGTCGGGCAACTACAAGGTCCGCGCGTGGGTGCGGAAGGGCGGAACGTTCGACTTCGCCCGCCTCCAGGCGAAGACGTGCGGCGGGTGCGCGCCCGTGTACACCACGCTCGGCAACTACGGCGCGTGGACGCTCGTGGAGACGCCGGCCATCTCCGTCACCGGAGGCACCCTGGAGCTGGGCTTCCACACGAAGGCCAGCGTGGGGAACTCCGCCAACTTCGTCCACATGGACGACGTGGAGCTCATCCGCCTGTAG
- a CDS encoding sulfate/molybdate ABC transporter ATP-binding protein has protein sequence MSIIVEQVTRRFTEKGTPAVSEVSFQAPTGAITSLLGPSGAGKSTLLRLVAGLEVPDAGRIVIDGVDCTNMPVQQRGVGVVFQSYALFRHMTVRENIAFGLEVRGSRREETAARVDEMLRLVQLEELGNRFPGQLSGGQRQRVAFARALAIRPRVLLLDEPFGALDTRVREELREWLHELHTRTGLTTLLVTHDQQEALEISQHVVVMSEGRVAQAGSPEDIYNRPASPFVASFIGGASVLRGQVRSGRVAMGSLSVHVPAAAREGQAVQAFVRPHDIKLAKSSEAPLNGHSATGRVERLKPVGGFVKVLLRLPSGDEVTVEVPRSEFEALGVTEGDSVRADVRTAAVFVGDYAI, from the coding sequence ATGAGCATCATCGTCGAGCAGGTCACCCGGCGCTTCACGGAGAAGGGGACTCCGGCCGTCTCGGAAGTCTCATTCCAGGCCCCCACGGGTGCCATCACCTCGCTGCTGGGGCCATCGGGCGCGGGCAAGTCCACGCTGCTGCGGCTGGTGGCCGGACTGGAGGTGCCGGACGCCGGTCGCATCGTCATCGACGGGGTGGACTGTACGAACATGCCCGTGCAGCAGCGGGGCGTGGGCGTCGTCTTCCAGAGCTACGCCCTGTTCCGGCACATGACGGTGCGGGAGAACATCGCCTTCGGGCTGGAGGTGCGGGGCTCCCGGCGCGAGGAGACGGCCGCGCGCGTGGACGAGATGTTGCGCCTGGTGCAGCTGGAAGAGCTGGGGAACCGCTTCCCCGGGCAGCTCTCCGGCGGGCAGCGCCAGCGAGTGGCCTTCGCGCGCGCGCTGGCCATCCGTCCCCGCGTGCTGCTGCTGGATGAGCCCTTCGGCGCGCTGGACACGCGGGTGCGTGAGGAGCTGCGCGAGTGGCTCCATGAGCTCCACACGCGCACGGGCCTCACCACGCTGCTGGTGACGCATGACCAGCAGGAGGCACTGGAGATTTCCCAGCACGTGGTGGTGATGAGCGAGGGGCGGGTGGCGCAGGCGGGCTCGCCGGAGGACATCTACAACCGGCCCGCGTCGCCGTTCGTCGCCTCCTTCATCGGCGGGGCGAGCGTGCTGCGCGGTCAGGTGCGCTCGGGCCGGGTGGCCATGGGCTCGCTCTCCGTGCATGTCCCGGCGGCGGCGCGCGAGGGCCAGGCGGTGCAGGCCTTCGTCCGGCCGCATGACATCAAGCTGGCGAAGTCGTCGGAGGCCCCGCTGAACGGGCACTCCGCCACCGGCCGGGTGGAGCGGCTCAAGCCCGTGGGCGGCTTCGTGAAGGTGCTGCTCCGGCTTCCTTCGGGAGACGAAGTCACCGTGGAGGTGCCCCGCTCGGAGTTCGAGGCGCTCGGTGTGACGGAGGGAGACTCGGTGCGCGCCGATGTGCGCACGGCGGCCGTGTTCGTGGGCGACTACGCCATCTGA
- the cysW gene encoding sulfate ABC transporter permease subunit CysW: MHPTTLVLRRRTRTLSGPAVIRWALIGLALAFLGVFLVVPLVAVFTFAFQKGWAAYVAAISDPEALSAMRLTLLAAAISVPLNLVFGLAAAWLIARFRFRGRSLLMTLIDLPFSVSPVIAGLIFVLLFGRQGWLGPWLVEHDLRVIFAVPGIVLATVFVTFPFVAREVLPVMQVQGSDEEEAALTLGASGWRTFWRVTLPKVKWGVIYGVILCNARAMGEFGAVSVVSGHVRGVTTTLPLHAEILYNEYDFVGAFAVASLLTLLALVTLVVKKYVEWRSVAP, translated from the coding sequence ATGCATCCCACGACTCTCGTCTTGCGGCGGCGCACGCGGACCCTCAGCGGGCCGGCGGTCATCCGCTGGGCGCTCATCGGACTGGCGCTGGCCTTCCTGGGCGTGTTCCTCGTCGTCCCGCTGGTGGCCGTCTTCACCTTCGCGTTCCAGAAGGGCTGGGCGGCCTATGTCGCGGCCATCAGCGACCCGGAGGCGCTGTCGGCCATGCGCCTGACGCTGCTGGCAGCGGCCATCTCCGTGCCCCTCAACCTGGTCTTCGGGTTGGCCGCGGCGTGGCTCATCGCCCGGTTCCGGTTCCGGGGGCGGTCGCTGCTGATGACGCTCATCGACCTGCCCTTCAGCGTGTCGCCAGTCATCGCGGGGCTCATCTTCGTGCTGCTCTTCGGGCGGCAGGGCTGGCTGGGGCCGTGGCTGGTGGAGCATGACCTGCGCGTCATCTTCGCCGTGCCGGGCATCGTCCTGGCGACGGTGTTCGTGACGTTCCCCTTCGTGGCGCGCGAGGTGCTGCCGGTGATGCAGGTCCAGGGCAGCGACGAGGAGGAGGCGGCCCTGACGCTGGGCGCGAGCGGGTGGCGGACGTTCTGGCGCGTCACCCTGCCCAAGGTGAAGTGGGGCGTCATCTACGGCGTCATCCTCTGCAACGCGCGGGCGATGGGCGAGTTCGGCGCGGTGTCCGTGGTGTCCGGGCACGTGCGCGGCGTCACGACGACGCTGCCGCTGCACGCGGAGATTCTCTACAACGAGTACGACTTCGTCGGCGCGTTCGCGGTGGCCTCGCTGCTGACGCTGCTCGCGCTGGTGACGCTGGTGGTCAAGAAATACGTGGAGTGGAGGAGCGTGGCGCCATGA
- the cysT gene encoding sulfate ABC transporter permease subunit CysT, with protein MSVSSRRRRVLPGFRLSLGFSWFYLGLIVLIPLSSLFLKTFTLTWAQFWETVTAPRALAAYQLTFGASLAAALANVVFGLLVAWVLVRYRFPGRDLVEALVDLPFALPTAVAGLTLTTLFSANGWYGQYLEAMGLKVAYTSVGVAVALTFIGLPFVVRTVQPVLEDIDVDVEEAAATLGATPWQTFSRVLFPSILPALLSGFTLAFARALGEYGSVVFISGNMPLRTEIVPLLIITKLEQYDYAGATAIAIVMLMASFSLLLAVNLLHRWSHRRLEARTGS; from the coding sequence ATGTCCGTGTCCTCTCGCCGCCGCCGCGTCCTCCCGGGCTTCAGGCTGTCGCTGGGCTTCAGCTGGTTCTACCTGGGGCTCATCGTCCTCATTCCGCTGTCCAGCCTCTTCCTCAAGACGTTCACTCTCACCTGGGCGCAGTTCTGGGAGACGGTGACGGCGCCGCGCGCGCTCGCCGCCTACCAGCTCACCTTCGGGGCCTCGCTCGCCGCGGCCCTGGCCAACGTCGTCTTCGGGCTGCTGGTGGCCTGGGTGCTGGTGCGCTACCGCTTCCCCGGCAGGGATTTGGTGGAGGCGCTGGTGGACCTGCCCTTCGCGCTGCCCACGGCGGTGGCGGGGCTGACGCTGACGACGCTGTTCTCCGCCAATGGCTGGTATGGCCAGTACCTGGAGGCGATGGGCCTGAAGGTGGCCTACACCTCCGTGGGCGTGGCGGTGGCGCTCACCTTCATCGGGCTGCCCTTCGTGGTGCGCACGGTGCAACCGGTGCTGGAGGACATCGACGTGGACGTGGAGGAGGCCGCGGCGACGCTGGGCGCCACGCCGTGGCAGACGTTCTCCCGGGTGCTCTTCCCGAGCATCCTGCCCGCGCTGCTCAGCGGCTTCACCCTGGCGTTCGCCCGGGCGCTGGGGGAGTACGGCTCCGTCGTCTTCATCTCCGGCAACATGCCGCTGCGGACCGAAATCGTCCCGCTGCTCATCATCACCAAGCTGGAGCAGTACGACTACGCGGGCGCGACAGCCATCGCCATCGTCATGCTGATGGCGTCCTTCTCGCTGCTGCTGGCCGTCAACCTGCTCCATCGCTGGAGCCACCGCCGGCTCGAAGCCCGGACGGGGAGCTGA
- a CDS encoding sulfate ABC transporter substrate-binding protein: MEGHFSPRPRPWVALLLLVSLAGCSRSGGDAAASSEGGSVTLLNVSYDPTRELYTDFNAAFAKHWEAKSGKKVTIKQSHGGSGKQARAVIDGLEADVVTLALAYDVDMLHDKGQLIPADWQKRLPDNSAPYTSTIVFVVRKGNPKGIKDWEDLVKEGVSVITPNPKTSGGARWNYLAAWGYALRKQGGGEATAQAFVEKLFRNVPVLDSGARGSTTTFAERGLGDVLIAWENEAFLLTQEVGKDKFEIVVPSVSILAEPPVTVVDKNVDKRGTRAAAEAYLQYLYSDEGQELAAKHYYRPRSQAVAAKHAARFPNVSLFTIADVFGGWKKAQAAHFDDGGVFDRIYAPQAR; this comes from the coding sequence ATGGAAGGTCACTTCTCGCCGCGTCCCAGACCCTGGGTTGCCCTGCTCCTGTTGGTGAGCCTCGCCGGCTGCTCCAGGTCGGGCGGTGATGCCGCCGCGTCCTCGGAGGGCGGCAGCGTCACCCTGCTCAACGTCTCCTACGACCCCACGCGTGAGCTGTACACGGACTTCAACGCCGCCTTCGCGAAGCACTGGGAGGCGAAGAGCGGCAAGAAGGTCACCATCAAGCAGTCCCACGGTGGCTCCGGCAAGCAGGCGCGGGCCGTCATCGACGGGCTGGAGGCGGACGTCGTCACGCTGGCGCTCGCGTACGACGTGGACATGCTCCACGACAAGGGGCAGCTCATCCCCGCGGACTGGCAGAAGCGGCTGCCGGACAACAGCGCGCCGTACACGTCCACCATCGTCTTCGTGGTGCGCAAGGGCAACCCCAAGGGCATCAAGGACTGGGAGGACCTCGTCAAGGAGGGCGTCTCCGTCATCACCCCCAACCCCAAGACGTCCGGCGGCGCGCGTTGGAACTACCTGGCCGCGTGGGGCTACGCGCTCCGCAAGCAGGGCGGCGGTGAGGCCACTGCCCAGGCCTTCGTGGAGAAGCTCTTCCGCAACGTCCCCGTGCTGGACTCCGGGGCACGCGGCTCCACCACCACCTTCGCCGAGCGCGGCCTGGGGGACGTGCTCATCGCCTGGGAGAACGAGGCCTTCCTGCTCACGCAGGAGGTGGGCAAGGACAAGTTCGAGATTGTCGTCCCGTCGGTGAGCATCCTCGCCGAGCCGCCTGTCACCGTGGTGGACAAGAACGTGGACAAGCGGGGCACCCGCGCCGCCGCGGAGGCGTACCTCCAGTATCTCTACTCGGACGAGGGCCAGGAACTGGCGGCGAAGCACTACTACCGCCCCCGCTCCCAGGCCGTGGCCGCGAAGCACGCGGCGCGGTTCCCCAACGTGAGCCTCTTCACCATCGCTGACGTCTTCGGCGGCTGGAAGAAGGCCCAGGCCGCGCACTTCGATGACGGGGGCGTGTTCGACCGCATCTACGCCCCGCAGGCCCGCTGA
- a CDS encoding LamG domain-containing protein encodes MPPRPCRPLALLAASLLALAFAPHESVAAERPSLVNTRIRTPFNANGHSSTIDGRVFIGNIREDHATTTTTWHARVFRPEAVTYDAQGRPSFSGVFSSGRTVDVRNGENALAFCFTNPAQPYTLSGGTAVYQPYLFDSQMYGGPPNRFRRRPVDLRVSLPFTAQADISSFTTGNLEFLTTVTGGELRGIEPTMTSDGRLLIYQGGPSNNGVIDHLMYSYNPTPCAASGWSNPRPLSMMVNDPNPGVKRYPLAWQPLKSALGEPFGTTTTGALIRGAYVWVDHEGRNVLYTAVVYTDGARREAVSLVGADTNWTAYHVDGSINTDRSDIAHLFYSGPMWNFEQERSPAQNFPPGASNEAKYLPVTKTHDVLALFGSNTSDYNEIDVGDLTHPFHVLFLPMNELVTRAGAYDLTRTPDLAGRFYTGTLTGTAQISPGNAVTQPASGSPWEPQGKGKALVLPGGGALTVNLTDANSTVPGVGAFARGFTVQLAIKPDANINTGCTGNPYRYLLAKSGGLDLIYEADNTVQMSFVLNGQRVRMGRSPALPVGAWSHVAYTWDGVTGQFNEYLNGVSTGRALPVVTGSFRLGTGALSIGAGNVMNTQACPATGEGSFRGAIDEVRFFSHARSNRSVCMTTHGADCKDAAIQGTPSAGQFGMSQQQPTCNGYAALGTQACASSMHRVCAQRGAHDALATSTNVYETIQQLIGNRPPISLMGVPAAATATDVSVACAPIQHQSLAVTFEELARKHAGCADDRVAQSLDCGAAVHRWCNSLGWTTGLLFEVTTRPWVGCFNSGLIQDVPKDQLGPASNAGSFTSADGRLEVSRWCQARGYGAGVIQELGAGTFANVHCFQPAMTVPWKFTP; translated from the coding sequence ATGCCCCCGCGCCCCTGTCGTCCGCTGGCCCTGCTCGCAGCGTCGCTGCTCGCCCTCGCCTTCGCGCCCCACGAGTCCGTCGCCGCCGAGCGGCCCTCGCTTGTGAACACCCGCATCCGCACGCCCTTCAACGCCAACGGCCACTCGTCCACGATTGATGGGCGGGTCTTCATCGGGAACATCCGGGAGGACCACGCCACCACGACGACCACCTGGCACGCGCGGGTGTTCCGCCCCGAGGCAGTGACGTACGACGCCCAGGGCCGGCCCTCCTTCTCCGGGGTCTTCTCCTCCGGGCGCACCGTCGACGTGAGGAACGGCGAGAATGCGCTGGCCTTCTGCTTCACCAACCCGGCTCAGCCGTACACGCTCTCCGGCGGGACCGCGGTGTATCAGCCATATCTCTTCGACTCGCAGATGTACGGCGGCCCGCCGAACCGGTTCCGCCGCCGCCCGGTGGACCTCCGCGTCTCGCTGCCCTTCACGGCGCAGGCGGACATCTCGTCGTTCACCACCGGCAACCTGGAGTTCCTCACCACCGTCACGGGAGGAGAGCTTCGCGGCATCGAGCCGACGATGACCTCCGACGGACGGCTCCTCATCTACCAGGGCGGCCCGTCCAACAACGGGGTCATCGACCACCTGATGTACTCGTACAACCCCACGCCCTGCGCGGCGTCGGGCTGGAGCAACCCGCGTCCGCTGTCGATGATGGTCAATGACCCGAACCCGGGCGTGAAGCGCTACCCGCTCGCGTGGCAGCCGCTGAAGTCCGCCCTCGGGGAGCCCTTCGGCACCACCACCACGGGCGCGCTCATCCGCGGCGCCTATGTCTGGGTGGACCACGAGGGACGCAACGTCCTCTACACCGCTGTCGTCTACACCGACGGCGCGCGCCGCGAGGCCGTCAGCCTGGTGGGCGCGGACACGAACTGGACGGCGTATCACGTCGACGGAAGCATCAACACGGACCGCAGCGACATCGCCCACCTCTTCTACTCGGGCCCCATGTGGAACTTCGAGCAGGAGCGCAGCCCCGCGCAGAACTTCCCGCCGGGCGCCAGCAACGAGGCGAAGTACCTGCCCGTCACCAAGACGCATGACGTGCTCGCCCTCTTCGGCAGCAACACGTCGGACTACAACGAAATCGACGTCGGGGACCTGACCCATCCCTTCCACGTGCTCTTCCTGCCCATGAACGAGCTGGTCACCCGGGCAGGAGCGTATGACCTGACGCGCACGCCGGACCTGGCGGGCCGCTTCTACACGGGCACGCTCACCGGCACCGCGCAGATTTCCCCCGGCAACGCCGTGACACAGCCGGCGTCGGGCTCGCCGTGGGAGCCGCAGGGCAAGGGCAAGGCGCTGGTCCTCCCGGGCGGTGGCGCCCTCACGGTGAACCTCACCGACGCCAACAGCACCGTGCCTGGCGTGGGCGCCTTCGCCCGTGGCTTCACCGTGCAGCTCGCCATCAAGCCCGACGCGAACATCAACACCGGCTGCACCGGGAACCCGTATCGCTACCTGCTGGCGAAGTCGGGCGGCCTGGACCTCATCTACGAGGCGGACAACACGGTGCAGATGTCCTTCGTGCTCAACGGCCAGCGCGTCCGCATGGGGCGCAGCCCCGCCCTGCCCGTGGGCGCCTGGAGCCACGTTGCCTATACGTGGGACGGTGTCACCGGGCAGTTCAACGAGTACCTCAACGGCGTGTCCACGGGGCGGGCCCTGCCCGTCGTCACCGGCTCCTTCCGGCTGGGCACGGGCGCACTGTCCATCGGCGCGGGCAATGTGATGAACACGCAGGCCTGCCCGGCCACGGGTGAGGGCTCGTTCCGGGGCGCCATCGACGAGGTCCGCTTCTTCTCCCACGCGCGCTCCAACCGGAGCGTCTGCATGACGACGCACGGCGCGGACTGTAAGGACGCGGCCATCCAGGGGACTCCGTCCGCCGGTCAGTTCGGGATGAGCCAGCAGCAGCCCACGTGCAACGGCTACGCGGCGCTGGGCACGCAGGCGTGCGCGTCCTCCATGCACCGGGTCTGCGCGCAGCGCGGGGCGCATGACGCGCTGGCCACCAGCACCAACGTGTACGAGACGATTCAGCAGCTCATCGGCAACCGTCCGCCCATCTCGCTCATGGGCGTGCCGGCCGCTGCCACCGCCACCGACGTGAGCGTGGCGTGCGCGCCCATCCAGCACCAGAGCCTCGCCGTCACCTTCGAGGAGCTGGCGCGCAAGCACGCGGGATGCGCGGATGACCGGGTGGCGCAGAGCCTGGACTGCGGCGCCGCCGTGCACCGCTGGTGCAACAGCCTGGGGTGGACGACGGGCCTGCTCTTCGAGGTGACGACGCGGCCGTGGGTGGGCTGCTTCAACTCGGGCCTCATCCAGGACGTGCCCAAGGACCAGCTCGGGCCTGCCTCCAACGCGGGCAGCTTCACCTCCGCTGACGGACGGCTGGAGGTCAGCCGGTGGTGCCAGGCGCGCGGCTACGGCGCCGGTGTCATCCAGGAACTGGGCGCGGGGACGTTCGCGAATGTCCACTGCTTCCAGCCGGCGATGACGGTGCCCTGGAAGTTCACGCCGTAG